The following are encoded together in the uncultured Sphaerochaeta sp. genome:
- a CDS encoding cupin domain-containing protein, with the protein MFVSHRDEIEKKNIAEKVIKQVLIGPEQGWEDYVMRMFTLEKEGKAPHHSHPWQHVIFAVEGKGNLFMDGKDYPLESGSVAYVPDGIDHQISNAGEEQFVFICIVPKRGDA; encoded by the coding sequence ATGTTTGTATCACATCGCGATGAGATTGAGAAAAAGAATATAGCTGAGAAGGTCATAAAGCAGGTCCTCATTGGCCCTGAACAAGGGTGGGAAGACTATGTAATGCGCATGTTCACCTTGGAGAAGGAAGGAAAGGCTCCTCACCACTCCCATCCCTGGCAACATGTCATTTTTGCAGTGGAGGGGAAAGGAAATCTCTTCATGGATGGAAAGGACTATCCACTGGAAAGTGGATCGGTTGCCTATGTGCCGGATGGAATCGACCATCAGATTTCCAATGCAGGAGAGGAGCAATTCGTGTTCATCTGTATCGTCCCCAAGCGAGGAGACGCCTGA